In the genome of Streptomyces sp. V2I9, one region contains:
- the rsmG gene encoding 16S rRNA (guanine(527)-N(7))-methyltransferase RsmG codes for MTEAAELPQAPAEAQAVFGELFPEAVRYAELLADAGVKRGLIGPREVPRLWERHLLNCAVLSEVVPEGVTVCDVGSGAGLPGIPLALVRPDLKITLLEPLLRRTNFLQEVVELLGLDHVTVVRGRAEEVLGTLQPVQVVTARAVAPLDRLAGWGVPLLRPYGEMLALKGDTAEEELNGARAALSKLGVVETEVLQIGEGVVDPLSTVVRVVVGESPGGVRFAAKRAKAARTGRTRRRR; via the coding sequence GTGACGGAGGCAGCAGAGCTTCCCCAGGCACCTGCGGAGGCGCAGGCGGTGTTCGGAGAGCTCTTCCCGGAGGCTGTCCGGTACGCCGAACTGCTGGCGGATGCCGGAGTCAAGCGTGGCCTGATCGGGCCGCGTGAGGTTCCCCGGCTCTGGGAGCGGCACCTGCTGAACTGTGCCGTGCTCTCCGAGGTCGTGCCCGAGGGGGTCACCGTCTGCGATGTGGGCTCGGGCGCGGGCCTGCCCGGCATTCCGCTCGCGCTGGTACGCCCGGATCTCAAGATCACGCTGCTGGAGCCGCTGCTCCGGCGGACGAACTTCCTCCAGGAGGTCGTCGAACTGCTGGGCCTGGACCATGTGACGGTCGTACGTGGGCGGGCCGAAGAGGTGCTGGGCACGCTGCAGCCGGTGCAGGTGGTGACCGCGCGTGCGGTGGCGCCGCTGGACCGGCTCGCGGGCTGGGGCGTGCCCCTGTTGAGGCCCTACGGCGAGATGCTCGCGCTCAAGGGCGACACCGCCGAGGAGGAACTCAACGGTGCCAGGGCGGCGCTGAGCAAACTCGGCGTGGTGGAGACCGAAGTGCTCCAGATCGGAGAAGGTGTGGTCGACCCGCTGTCCACCGTGGTCCGTGTCGTGGTGGGCGAGAGTCCGGGTGGTGTGAGGTTCGCCGCAAAGAGGGCCAAGGCCGCCCGCACGGGGCGCACCCGTAGGCGTCGCTGA
- a CDS encoding R3H domain-containing nucleic acid-binding protein, translating to MTEGTTSTAPTEAGSDTLTRLEQEGEIAADYLEGLLDIADLDGDIDMDVEADRAAVSIISESARDLQKLVGRDGEVLEALQELTRLAVHRETRDRSRLMLDIGGFRAKKRAVLAELGAKAATEVKSSGQPVKLDPMTPFERKVVHDAIAAAGLRSESEGEEPQRFVVVLPA from the coding sequence GTGACGGAAGGCACCACCTCCACGGCGCCCACCGAGGCCGGCAGCGACACCCTGACCCGCCTGGAGCAGGAGGGTGAGATCGCAGCCGACTACCTTGAGGGCCTGCTCGACATCGCCGACCTCGACGGCGACATCGACATGGACGTCGAGGCGGACCGGGCCGCAGTGTCGATCATCAGCGAGTCGGCACGCGACCTCCAGAAGCTCGTGGGCCGCGACGGTGAGGTCCTGGAGGCGCTCCAGGAGCTGACGCGGCTGGCCGTTCACCGGGAGACCCGCGACCGCAGCCGGCTGATGCTGGACATCGGCGGCTTCCGGGCCAAGAAGCGCGCGGTCCTCGCGGAGCTGGGTGCCAAGGCCGCGACCGAGGTCAAGAGCTCGGGCCAACCGGTGAAGCTGGACCCGATGACGCCGTTCGAGCGCAAGGTCGTGCACGACGCGATCGCCGCCGCCGGCCTCCGGAGCGAGTCGGAGGGCGAGGAGCCGCAGCGCTTCGTCGTCGTACTCCCGGCCTGA